A region of Granulibacter bethesdensis DNA encodes the following proteins:
- the pyrH gene encoding UMP kinase: MTEQPVYKRVLLKVSGEALMGSREYGLDKTMVQTIANDIADVVAFGVEVCLVIGGGNIFRGVSAAASGMDRAQGDYIGMLATVMNALAMQAALEKLNVPTRVQSAIPMSSVCEPYVRRRAQRHMEKGRVVIFAAGTGNPFFTTDTAAALRAAEMGCNALLKGTQVDGVYAADPRKNPDAERYSELTYLDVLSRDLSVMDAAAISLSRENHLPIIVFNIHETGAFGRVIRGEGRFTRIVETQ, from the coding sequence ATGACGGAACAGCCAGTTTATAAACGCGTCCTCCTGAAAGTGTCGGGGGAGGCGCTGATGGGCAGCCGCGAATACGGGCTGGACAAGACGATGGTGCAGACCATTGCCAACGACATTGCCGATGTCGTGGCATTCGGTGTTGAAGTCTGTCTGGTGATTGGCGGTGGCAATATTTTCCGCGGCGTCTCTGCCGCAGCCAGCGGCATGGATCGTGCCCAGGGTGATTATATCGGCATGCTGGCAACGGTCATGAATGCGCTGGCCATGCAGGCAGCGCTGGAAAAGCTGAACGTGCCGACCCGGGTTCAGTCGGCCATTCCAATGTCCAGCGTTTGTGAGCCTTATGTCCGCCGCCGTGCCCAGCGACACATGGAAAAAGGCCGGGTGGTCATTTTCGCTGCCGGAACCGGCAATCCGTTTTTCACCACCGATACGGCAGCGGCTTTGCGGGCTGCCGAGATGGGCTGTAACGCCCTGCTGAAAGGAACGCAGGTCGATGGTGTCTATGCTGCTGATCCGCGTAAAAACCCGGATGCGGAGCGGTACAGCGAACTGACCTATCTGGATGTACTGAGCCGTGACCTGTCAGTGATGGATGCAGCGGCGATCAGCCTCAGTCGCGAAAATCATCTTCCGATCATCGTGTTCAATATCCACGAAACCGGGGCTTTCGGACGCGTCATCCGTGGTGAAGGCCGTTTCACGCGGATCGTGGAAACTCAGTAA
- the frr gene encoding ribosome recycling factor — MAADLNTLKQDLTRRMDGALETLRREFAGLRAGRASPALLEPVRVDAYGSEVPLTQVGNIGVPESRMLTVQVWDRSLVSSVEKAIRDCGLGLNPQTEGQLIRVPLPMLTEERRNELAKAAGRYAESTRVAIRAVRRDGMDQIKGHEKKSEIGEDEAKTWSDEVQKLTDQYIKRVDDALVEKEKDIRQV, encoded by the coding sequence ATGGCCGCCGATCTCAATACGCTGAAGCAGGATCTGACCCGTCGTATGGATGGGGCACTGGAAACATTGCGCCGTGAATTTGCCGGGCTTCGCGCCGGTCGCGCCAGCCCGGCCCTGCTGGAGCCGGTGCGGGTCGATGCTTATGGCAGCGAGGTTCCGCTGACACAGGTCGGCAATATCGGCGTGCCGGAAAGCCGGATGCTGACAGTACAGGTCTGGGATCGATCTCTGGTCAGCTCGGTTGAAAAGGCGATCCGCGATTGTGGGTTGGGCCTCAATCCCCAGACGGAGGGTCAGCTGATCCGCGTGCCACTGCCCATGCTGACGGAAGAGCGTCGTAACGAGTTGGCAAAAGCGGCCGGGCGCTATGCCGAGAGCACCCGTGTCGCGATCCGCGCCGTGCGTCGGGATGGCATGGATCAGATCAAGGGGCATGAGAAAAAGAGCGAGATCGGCGAGGATGAGGCCAAAACCTGGTCTGATGAGGTTCAGAAGCTGACCGATCAGTACATCAAGCGTGTGGATGACGCGTTGGTCGAAAAAGAAAAAGATATCCGTCAGGTCTGA
- the uppS gene encoding polyprenyl diphosphate synthase: protein MEASVLADGAAPLPVHIGIIMDGNGRWAAARGLPRIAGHRAGAQAVRRVVQAAIEARIGWLTLYAFSSENWRRPAGEVTDLTGLLRHYIRSEINELAENGVRLHIIGDRCRFSQDIQNDLAQAERRTADNTVLNLVIALSYGARAEIINAVRSAAEALAAGHMVPEALDEALFSSFLSTAGMPDPDLIIRTSGERRLSNFLLWQAAYAELVFMDVLWPDFASVHFQEALAEFGRRERRFGARPL, encoded by the coding sequence ATGGAGGCAAGCGTGCTGGCGGATGGTGCTGCGCCTTTACCGGTGCATATTGGCATCATCATGGACGGAAATGGCCGTTGGGCTGCTGCCCGTGGACTGCCGCGCATTGCCGGCCATCGGGCGGGTGCGCAGGCTGTGCGCCGGGTGGTGCAGGCCGCGATTGAGGCCCGCATCGGCTGGCTGACGCTCTATGCGTTTTCCAGTGAGAACTGGCGGCGTCCAGCGGGGGAGGTCACTGACCTGACCGGGCTATTGCGTCATTATATTCGCAGCGAAATTAACGAACTGGCGGAAAACGGAGTTCGCCTGCACATTATTGGGGACCGCTGCCGGTTTTCGCAGGATATTCAGAACGATCTGGCGCAGGCAGAAAGACGGACGGCCGATAATACCGTCCTTAATCTGGTGATTGCGCTGTCTTATGGTGCCCGGGCAGAGATTATCAATGCCGTACGCAGCGCGGCAGAGGCTCTGGCGGCAGGTCATATGGTGCCGGAAGCGCTTGATGAGGCATTGTTTTCCTCCTTTCTCTCCACGGCAGGTATGCCCGATCCTGATCTGATCATCCGGACCAGCGGGGAAAGGCGGTTGTCCAATTTCCTGCTCTGGCAGGCAGCCTATGCCGAGCTGGTATTTATGGATGTGCTGTGGCCGGATTTTGCGTCCGTGCATTTTCAGGAGGCCCTGGCCGAGTTTGGTCGACGCGAAAGGCGCTTCGGTGCCCGTCCGCTATGA
- a CDS encoding phosphatidate cytidylyltransferase — protein sequence MTGQATNAASSSSGKWRDLRLRLLSAAVMAPLALACLYEGRLFWAVLMGIAALGISLEWVRLCGAKERAWPGSGVPLFILLGGGIAVAHHVVTGLIVLLIGGALIVWLGRAARHPLTLGAGVPYLGACLLTLIWLRYDPVVGRANVLFLVISVWASDIGAYLAGRLIGGAKLAPSISPGKTWSGAVGGVVAAMGTGLAIAPVLHSGPAIGALWVACLIAVVSQGGDLLESGLKRRFGVKDSGTLIPGHGGLLDRLDGLLTAAPVVAVLAALLGRGVAVWQ from the coding sequence ATGACCGGGCAGGCGACGAATGCGGCCTCATCGTCGTCTGGAAAATGGCGTGATTTGCGCCTGCGTTTGCTGTCGGCGGCAGTTATGGCCCCGCTTGCCTTGGCCTGTCTGTATGAAGGCAGGCTGTTCTGGGCAGTGCTGATGGGTATTGCCGCTCTTGGCATCTCCCTTGAGTGGGTCCGGCTCTGCGGGGCGAAGGAGCGAGCCTGGCCGGGCAGTGGTGTTCCCCTCTTCATCCTGCTGGGTGGAGGAATTGCTGTTGCTCATCACGTCGTTACCGGTCTGATCGTCCTGCTGATAGGCGGGGCTTTGATCGTGTGGCTGGGCAGGGCGGCACGGCATCCGCTGACGCTTGGTGCGGGGGTGCCTTATCTGGGGGCATGCCTGTTGACGCTGATCTGGCTGCGCTACGACCCGGTGGTGGGCAGGGCCAATGTTCTGTTTCTGGTCATCAGCGTCTGGGCCAGCGATATTGGAGCCTATCTTGCGGGACGTCTGATCGGGGGAGCAAAGCTCGCTCCCTCCATATCACCCGGCAAGACATGGAGCGGTGCTGTTGGTGGCGTTGTGGCTGCGATGGGGACGGGGCTGGCCATTGCGCCGGTGCTGCATTCCGGGCCTGCTATCGGCGCGCTCTGGGTTGCCTGTCTGATCGCGGTGGTGTCACAGGGTGGCGATCTTCTGGAGAGCGGCTTGAAACGCCGTTTTGGAGTCAAAGATTCCGGAACACTGATTCCGGGTCATGGTGGTCTTCTGGACCGTCTGGATGGGTTGCTGACGGCGGCGCCAGTGGTGGCTGTGCTGGCGGCGTTGTTGGGGCGAGGAGTGGCAGTGTGGCAATAA
- the dxr gene encoding 1-deoxy-D-xylulose-5-phosphate reductoisomerase, protein MTRRAVVPGLKDQVDEAAGPRSITILGSTGSIGTQTIELLGDRRRYQVKALVGGKNAALLADQALALGAELAVIADQDSYPVLKERLAGSGIASGCGPDAVVEAAALEADWTMAAITGAAGLPPTLEAIRRGRSVALANKEALVCAGDVMLRAVEQAGATLLPVDSEHNAIFQALADGNITRLDKIVLTASGGPFRTASLEEMKAATPERALKHPVWSMGAKISIDSATMMNKGLEIIEAARLFSLTEDRIGVLVHPQSVVHGLVYYQDGSVLAQLGSPDMRIPIAHTLAWPGRVETQARRLDLAAVSRLDFEEPDVVRFPALRLAREVLRAGGGAPAIYSAANEIAVDAFLNKRIGFLDIAETVDKTLQHLGAPAVETLEAVFAVDAEARRVAASLTQSCAA, encoded by the coding sequence ATAACCAGACGGGCAGTGGTTCCGGGTCTGAAAGATCAGGTCGATGAGGCGGCAGGTCCGCGCTCGATCACCATTCTTGGTAGTACCGGCAGCATTGGAACACAAACCATTGAGTTGCTGGGGGATCGCCGTCGCTATCAGGTGAAAGCGTTGGTGGGCGGAAAAAATGCCGCTTTGCTGGCGGATCAGGCGCTGGCGCTGGGGGCGGAGCTGGCCGTGATTGCCGATCAGGATTCCTATCCGGTGTTGAAGGAGCGTCTGGCAGGCAGTGGTATTGCCAGTGGCTGCGGTCCTGATGCGGTGGTCGAGGCCGCTGCGCTGGAGGCTGACTGGACCATGGCGGCGATCACAGGTGCTGCCGGATTGCCACCGACACTGGAAGCCATCAGGCGCGGCCGGAGCGTTGCTCTGGCCAATAAGGAGGCGCTGGTCTGTGCGGGCGATGTAATGTTGCGTGCGGTCGAGCAGGCTGGAGCAACCTTGCTGCCGGTTGATTCCGAGCATAATGCAATTTTTCAGGCGCTGGCTGATGGCAACATCACACGACTGGACAAGATCGTCTTGACGGCATCCGGCGGGCCTTTCCGGACCGCGAGCCTTGAGGAGATGAAAGCAGCGACACCGGAACGGGCCTTGAAACATCCGGTCTGGTCGATGGGGGCCAAAATCTCCATCGACAGCGCGACCATGATGAATAAAGGTCTGGAAATCATTGAGGCTGCAAGATTATTTTCTCTGACTGAAGATCGTATCGGTGTGTTGGTCCATCCGCAATCGGTGGTGCATGGGCTGGTTTATTATCAGGATGGCAGTGTTCTGGCGCAGCTTGGATCACCGGATATGCGGATTCCGATCGCCCATACGCTCGCATGGCCAGGGCGGGTAGAAACACAGGCGCGGCGCCTTGATCTGGCAGCTGTGTCGCGGCTCGATTTCGAGGAGCCTGATGTGGTCAGATTTCCCGCTCTGCGTCTGGCCCGCGAAGTTCTGCGTGCCGGGGGAGGCGCTCCGGCGATCTACTCGGCTGCCAATGAGATCGCAGTGGATGCATTTTTGAATAAACGCATTGGCTTCCTGGATATTGCTGAGACAGTGGATAAAACACTTCAGCATCTGGGCGCCCCTGCCGTGGAAACGCTGGAAGCAGTGTTCGCGGTTGATGCAGAAGCCCGCCGGGTTGCGGCATCCCTGACGCAGTCCTGCGCCGCCTGA
- the rseP gene encoding RIP metalloprotease RseP — MLSETIRTVLSFVVVLGVLVFVHEMGHYLAARISGIYIEAFSIGFGKPLVKWRDRRGCEWRLCWLPLGGYVKMYGMERPGENPGADQSGHAGSPPVHPPRPGMAFFEKSVGSRAFVVAAGPLANALLAIVLFAALFMTAGRQIPLPVVGEVLPQSAAAEAGLQHDDRIVAIDGMQVSRFEDIQHSVVEHPNQRLVLSVERGGKEITIPVTPHAKVTDGLTIGVLGIGAGAVTVERMAPGQAIVQGVVQTWTETGNILSGVWQMITGQRSAKELGGPLAIARISGQVAQLGVPSLISLMALLSINLGLINLFPIPILDGGHLVFFLIEAIRGRPMPPHAQEYGLKAGFLLLATLFIFVTWNDLARMGLFHWFSHLIG, encoded by the coding sequence ATGCTGTCTGAAACCATCCGCACTGTCCTGTCTTTCGTTGTCGTTCTGGGCGTGCTCGTATTCGTCCACGAGATGGGCCATTATCTGGCCGCCCGGATCAGCGGTATTTATATCGAAGCCTTCTCGATTGGCTTCGGTAAGCCATTGGTGAAATGGCGGGATCGGCGGGGCTGTGAGTGGCGGCTGTGCTGGCTGCCGCTGGGCGGATACGTGAAGATGTACGGCATGGAGCGTCCGGGTGAAAATCCGGGTGCAGATCAGTCAGGTCATGCCGGCTCCCCGCCTGTGCATCCGCCTCGGCCTGGGATGGCTTTTTTTGAAAAATCAGTTGGTTCGCGGGCATTTGTAGTAGCTGCTGGACCGCTGGCCAATGCTCTTCTGGCGATTGTGCTGTTTGCGGCGCTGTTCATGACGGCAGGGCGGCAGATTCCTTTGCCGGTGGTCGGAGAGGTGCTGCCTCAATCCGCTGCAGCTGAGGCAGGACTTCAGCATGATGACCGTATCGTTGCTATTGACGGTATGCAGGTCAGCCGGTTCGAGGATATCCAGCATTCTGTGGTGGAGCACCCGAACCAGCGTCTGGTTCTGAGCGTCGAGCGGGGCGGGAAGGAAATCACCATCCCGGTGACGCCCCATGCCAAGGTGACGGACGGCCTCACGATCGGTGTTCTGGGGATCGGTGCCGGTGCCGTGACTGTGGAGCGTATGGCGCCGGGGCAGGCCATTGTTCAGGGTGTGGTACAGACATGGACGGAAACCGGGAATATCCTCTCCGGCGTCTGGCAGATGATCACCGGTCAGCGCAGCGCGAAAGAGTTGGGTGGCCCGCTGGCTATCGCACGGATTTCCGGGCAGGTGGCGCAGTTGGGTGTCCCAAGCCTTATTTCCCTGATGGCATTGCTGTCGATTAATCTTGGCCTGATCAATCTCTTCCCGATCCCCATTCTGGATGGAGGACACCTCGTGTTTTTCCTGATCGAGGCGATCCGGGGACGGCCGATGCCACCCCATGCACAGGAATATGGCCTGAAAGCGGGATTTTTGCTTCTGGCGACCTTGTTCATCTTTGTGACATGGAATGATCTGGCGCGGATGGGTTTGTTTCACTGGTTTTCCCATCTGATCGGCTAA
- the bamA gene encoding outer membrane protein assembly factor BamA codes for MRLNRAALLATTCLLPMALDRVAMAQTGRNSSGAVPPHAGGKRQAYPVKAASRSGLIETIQIEGNHRIETGTILSYMAVQPGDPFDPERIDHSLKTLYATGLFSDVKLDRQGNTLVVKLVENPIINRVAFEGNHKLTDEQLRKIVQLRQRAVFTPLQAQADRQAILAAYAGSGRFAASVEPKIVRLPDNRVDVIYEITEGDATLISRIAFVGNKAFSEGRLREVVDSRETRWWRFLSSSDTYNPERINYDKELLRRFYLQNGYVDFKVRDAHAELSQDRKSFFITYVVDEGERYKVGKITVESKLRHVKGDTLLGDITLRSGHWYDGDAVEQSVQAISDDVQNRGYAFVQVKPRILRHPETHIVDLVFDVTEGPRVYVERIDISGNTRTKDKVIRREFRLAEGDAYNAANVRRSRARLENLGYFNSVDISQSPGSTADRVVLNGRVSEKSTGELTLGGGFSTTAGALLNVGLRERNFIGSGIDAGISGVIAQAQSQANLNVTDPYFLDRNLVAGVDLYHTSLDNRYTGIALYSERRTGASARMGYAFNEHLRQSWDYSITTRSVYNVATNASIFIRDQVGSSLLSQIGQTFTIDYRDSVVNPHTGFVVRFGLDYAGIGGGVNYVRGKLDGSYYIPLDYFSGNHLWGIALTAGAGYLYSPDDNERIIDHFFMGGANLRGFMSGGAGPHDSVSRDSLGGRLLVTQSTELRFPLPISADLGLSGRAFVDIGSLTQAANKRTAAALASMGGSPGQLNDDGIIRVGAGVGVSWQTPFGLINLDVAAPVSKGPYDQTQIFRFGFGTRF; via the coding sequence TTGAGATTGAATCGTGCTGCGTTGCTCGCCACGACCTGCCTGTTGCCGATGGCGCTGGATCGCGTCGCGATGGCGCAGACAGGGCGTAATTCATCAGGAGCTGTGCCGCCCCATGCAGGAGGAAAGCGGCAGGCTTATCCGGTCAAGGCTGCCTCCCGTTCCGGTTTGATCGAAACAATCCAGATCGAGGGTAATCACCGGATCGAAACCGGCACGATTTTGTCATATATGGCTGTGCAGCCCGGTGACCCGTTTGATCCGGAGCGAATCGATCACAGCCTCAAGACCCTGTATGCGACCGGTCTGTTTTCCGACGTGAAGCTGGACCGCCAGGGGAATACTCTTGTCGTGAAGCTCGTTGAGAACCCGATTATCAACCGGGTTGCCTTCGAGGGGAACCACAAGCTGACCGATGAACAACTGCGCAAGATCGTGCAGCTTCGCCAGCGTGCTGTGTTCACGCCTCTTCAGGCTCAGGCTGACCGTCAGGCCATTCTGGCCGCCTATGCGGGCAGCGGGCGGTTCGCCGCTTCTGTCGAGCCGAAGATTGTGCGTCTGCCTGATAATCGTGTGGATGTGATTTATGAAATCACGGAAGGTGACGCCACGCTGATCAGCCGTATCGCCTTTGTCGGCAACAAGGCCTTCAGTGAAGGCCGCCTGCGGGAAGTGGTGGATAGCCGTGAAACGCGCTGGTGGCGGTTCCTGTCCAGTTCCGACACGTATAATCCTGAACGGATCAACTACGACAAGGAACTGCTTCGCCGCTTCTACCTTCAGAACGGCTATGTCGATTTCAAGGTCCGCGACGCCCATGCGGAACTGTCGCAGGATCGCAAATCCTTTTTCATCACCTATGTCGTGGATGAAGGGGAGCGCTACAAGGTCGGCAAGATTACGGTTGAATCGAAGCTGCGCCATGTGAAGGGCGATACGCTGCTGGGTGATATCACTTTGCGCAGTGGTCACTGGTATGACGGTGATGCGGTGGAGCAATCGGTTCAGGCCATCAGCGATGATGTGCAGAACCGTGGATATGCCTTCGTTCAGGTCAAGCCTCGTATCCTGCGTCATCCCGAGACTCATATCGTTGATCTGGTGTTTGACGTGACTGAGGGGCCGCGTGTCTATGTCGAGCGGATCGACATCAGCGGTAATACCCGCACCAAGGACAAGGTCATCCGTCGCGAATTCCGCCTTGCGGAAGGCGATGCCTACAATGCCGCCAATGTGCGCCGCAGCCGTGCCCGGCTTGAAAATCTGGGTTATTTCAACTCGGTTGATATCTCCCAGTCTCCGGGCAGCACGGCGGACCGGGTGGTTCTGAACGGGCGTGTCTCGGAAAAATCCACGGGTGAACTGACCCTTGGCGGCGGTTTCTCGACCACGGCTGGTGCATTGCTGAACGTTGGTCTGCGTGAACGCAACTTTATCGGTTCAGGTATTGACGCCGGTATCAGCGGCGTCATCGCCCAGGCACAGAGCCAGGCCAATTTGAACGTGACCGATCCTTACTTCCTGGATCGGAATCTGGTCGCAGGTGTTGATCTGTATCACACCTCTCTTGATAACCGGTACACCGGTATCGCGTTGTATAGCGAGCGCAGGACGGGTGCTTCGGCCCGGATGGGATATGCGTTCAACGAACATCTGCGCCAGAGCTGGGATTACTCGATCACCACCCGTTCTGTTTATAATGTGGCGACCAATGCGAGTATCTTTATTCGCGATCAGGTCGGATCATCCCTGCTGTCGCAGATTGGACAGACTTTTACGATTGATTATCGTGACAGCGTGGTGAACCCCCATACCGGCTTTGTCGTCCGGTTTGGTCTTGATTACGCCGGTATCGGCGGTGGCGTGAATTATGTCCGTGGCAAACTGGACGGCAGCTATTACATCCCGCTGGATTATTTCTCCGGCAATCACCTTTGGGGGATCGCTCTGACGGCCGGGGCGGGATATCTCTATTCTCCGGATGATAATGAACGCATCATCGACCACTTCTTCATGGGCGGCGCCAATCTCCGCGGCTTCATGTCGGGTGGCGCTGGTCCGCATGACTCGGTCTCCCGCGATAGCCTTGGTGGTCGTTTGCTGGTGACCCAGTCTACGGAGCTACGGTTCCCGCTCCCGATTTCTGCCGATCTCGGCCTGTCCGGTCGCGCTTTCGTGGATATCGGCAGTCTGACACAGGCGGCCAATAAGCGCACTGCTGCTGCGTTGGCCTCCATGGGCGGCAGTCCCGGCCAGTTAAACGATGATGGCATCATCCGTGTGGGTGCCGGTGTCGGCGTGTCCTGGCAAACGCCTTTCGGCCTTATCAATCTTGACGTGGCGGCCCCAGTGTCTAAGGGACCCTACGATCAGACCCAGATTTTCCGCTTCGGTTTCGGCACGAGGTTCTAG
- a CDS encoding OmpH family outer membrane protein — protein sequence MQTKRQTFASALLAAAIILPSAPLWAQGYFIPGQQKGAAAGPGPRARPAAPPVQAPPSSDEMAGQPQEQGEPPLPQIPLPPVPELPKLTKGTQPPAAIVGVLGVPEVMRGSTAAQQVERVIGGRRNELAADAQKEQQVWRQMQQQIQADRGKLSVDQLRNRERALQERVQEAQRKFRDRNRTIQLAAQVSLGQIERTLIAVIRQVAESRNMNLVLHRAQVALNVNEFDITKEVIDQLNKILPEVIIPPPGKVPTEEDAKLPKSVLDAAVKVNAADPSEPAKKTNQAPPASAQPSAKPPAKK from the coding sequence GTGCAAACAAAACGTCAGACGTTCGCTTCCGCCCTGCTGGCTGCGGCGATTATCCTGCCTTCCGCTCCTCTTTGGGCGCAGGGCTACTTTATACCGGGACAGCAGAAAGGCGCTGCAGCCGGACCCGGGCCGCGTGCCCGTCCTGCTGCCCCTCCTGTGCAGGCTCCCCCGTCCTCTGACGAGATGGCCGGGCAGCCGCAGGAGCAGGGTGAACCGCCTCTGCCGCAGATTCCGCTGCCACCGGTGCCGGAGCTTCCCAAGCTGACCAAGGGCACTCAGCCCCCCGCTGCAATTGTCGGTGTTCTGGGTGTGCCGGAAGTCATGCGTGGCTCGACCGCTGCCCAGCAGGTGGAGCGGGTGATCGGGGGGCGCCGCAACGAACTGGCGGCTGATGCGCAGAAGGAACAGCAGGTTTGGCGACAGATGCAGCAGCAGATCCAGGCGGATCGTGGCAAGCTGTCAGTCGATCAGCTACGCAACCGTGAGCGTGCGTTGCAGGAACGTGTGCAGGAAGCCCAGCGGAAATTCCGTGACCGCAACCGCACCATCCAGTTGGCCGCACAGGTTTCGCTTGGCCAGATCGAGCGTACCCTGATCGCGGTTATCCGTCAGGTGGCAGAAAGCCGGAACATGAATCTGGTTCTGCACCGTGCGCAGGTCGCGTTGAACGTGAATGAGTTCGATATCACCAAGGAAGTGATCGACCAGCTGAACAAGATTCTGCCGGAAGTGATCATTCCGCCGCCGGGCAAGGTGCCGACTGAAGAAGACGCGAAGTTGCCAAAGAGTGTTCTGGATGCAGCCGTGAAGGTGAATGCAGCCGATCCGTCTGAACCAGCGAAGAAGACCAATCAGGCTCCGCCTGCTTCGGCCCAGCCCTCAGCCAAGCCTCCGGCAAAGAAGTAA
- the lpxD gene encoding UDP-3-O-(3-hydroxymyristoyl)glucosamine N-acyltransferase has product MSVQAVVGDPRFFTRSGPYDIAAVAEAVGASIPSGCTLSLTGVAPLQIAGPSEVSFLDNRRYADALEQTRAGAVIIKADMLDRVPAGVIALVVPEPYLAWARVAALFYPLPPAQPGVHPSAVVDETACIDPSAQIGPLAVIEAGVEIGPDCRIAAHAVIGAGVRMGRGCRIGSHASLSHAILGDRVYVYPGVRIGQDGFGFAPSPQGFVTVPQLGRVILENDVEVGANSTIDRGSMHDTVIGAGSRLDNLVMIAHNVRMGRACVIVAQVGISGSTTLGDHVVLAGQAGLIGHLKIGSGARIGAQAGVMADVPAGAEIMGSPAQPVKDFFRQIATLRRLARR; this is encoded by the coding sequence ATGAGCGTGCAGGCAGTCGTCGGTGATCCGCGGTTTTTTACGCGGAGCGGTCCGTATGACATCGCAGCGGTGGCCGAGGCAGTAGGCGCCTCTATCCCCTCTGGCTGCACGTTGTCCCTGACGGGGGTGGCTCCGCTTCAGATCGCCGGGCCTTCCGAGGTCAGCTTTCTGGATAACCGGCGCTATGCCGATGCGCTGGAGCAGACTCGTGCCGGGGCCGTGATCATTAAGGCGGATATGCTTGATCGGGTGCCTGCCGGTGTGATTGCTCTGGTGGTGCCGGAGCCTTATCTGGCATGGGCCCGGGTTGCAGCATTGTTTTATCCTCTGCCGCCGGCGCAGCCAGGTGTTCATCCCTCCGCCGTGGTGGATGAAACTGCGTGCATTGATCCCTCTGCCCAGATCGGGCCGCTCGCGGTGATTGAAGCAGGGGTGGAGATCGGCCCGGATTGCCGTATTGCCGCGCATGCGGTGATCGGGGCAGGCGTCAGGATGGGACGTGGTTGCCGCATCGGCTCCCATGCCAGTCTGAGCCATGCCATTCTGGGCGATCGGGTCTATGTCTATCCCGGCGTGCGGATCGGGCAGGACGGGTTTGGCTTTGCGCCGTCTCCGCAAGGGTTCGTGACCGTGCCGCAGCTTGGCCGCGTCATACTTGAAAACGATGTCGAGGTTGGGGCGAACAGCACCATCGACCGTGGTTCCATGCATGACACGGTGATCGGTGCTGGGTCACGCCTCGATAATCTGGTGATGATCGCCCATAACGTCCGGATGGGACGGGCCTGTGTGATCGTAGCCCAGGTTGGCATCTCCGGCTCGACGACATTGGGTGATCATGTGGTTCTGGCAGGGCAGGCTGGACTGATCGGACATTTGAAGATCGGCTCCGGTGCGCGTATCGGTGCGCAGGCGGGGGTGATGGCTGATGTCCCGGCTGGGGCCGAGATCATGGGGTCTCCGGCTCAGCCGGTAAAGGATTTCTTTCGCCAGATTGCGACGTTACGGCGGCTTGCCCGCAGATAA
- the fabZ gene encoding 3-hydroxyacyl-ACP dehydratase FabZ — translation MDQSVTSENQPETGEGRTIIDIAGIMKMIPHRYPFLLVDRVIDIVRGERGVGIKNVTASESHFAGHFPNHPVMPGVLIIESMAQTAAVLVVDALGTDAEGRVVYFMSIEGAKFRRPVVPGDQLRIECERLQHRGNVWKFRGTARVDGQIVAEASFAAMILRPSPAQQAGA, via the coding sequence ATGGACCAGAGCGTAACTTCCGAGAACCAGCCGGAAACCGGCGAAGGCCGGACTATTATCGACATTGCGGGTATCATGAAGATGATCCCGCACCGCTACCCTTTCCTTCTGGTTGATCGGGTGATCGACATTGTCCGTGGCGAGCGTGGCGTCGGCATCAAGAATGTCACGGCCAGCGAAAGCCATTTTGCCGGACATTTCCCCAATCATCCGGTGATGCCTGGGGTGCTGATCATCGAGAGCATGGCGCAGACGGCAGCGGTGCTGGTGGTCGATGCGCTGGGGACGGATGCTGAAGGGCGCGTTGTTTATTTCATGTCTATCGAGGGCGCGAAATTCCGCCGCCCGGTAGTACCGGGGGACCAGTTGCGGATTGAGTGCGAGCGCTTGCAGCATCGTGGCAATGTCTGGAAATTCCGTGGCACAGCCCGTGTGGATGGGCAGATCGTTGCGGAGGCCAGTTTTGCAGCCATGATCCTGCGGCCTTCTCCGGCCCAGCAGGCCGGGGCGTGA